CAATACACACCGCCTACCCCGAATATCTGTCGAAGGAGTTGCGCGACCTTATTTTCAAAGAAGAAGAGAATCCTCTGATATCAGAGATTTTCACTAAAGTCAAAGATGCCGATGCTAGGCAGGAAGTGATAGAAGGACCGCCCTGTGTGATAATATCGACCTCTGGTATGATGACTGGTGGCCCGGTTATGGATTATTTCAAGAAGTTGGCTCCGGATCCAAGAAACACGCTCGTTTTTGTCGGGTATCAGGCAGAGGGATCGCTCGGAAGACGCATTCAAAAGGGCTGGAAAGAAATACCGATAATTGAGGAAGGAAAGATAAAGGAAATCAAGGTTGAAATGGAAGTGAAGACTATTGAAGGATTTAGCGGACACTCCGACAGAGACCAGCTTCTTAACTATCTGAAGAGGATAACACCTAAACCGACTAGGGTCATCTGTGTTCATGGAGAAGAGAGCAAGTGCCTAGCCTTCGCCAGCACCGTTCATAAGCTATTCCGTGTGGAAACGAGAGTTCCCATGAACTTGGAAACCATTAGGTTTTACTGACTTCAAGGGAATCCTTTTAGCGCGGGGATGGATTATTGCGCTCAGGCCACGTTCATCCGATATCACTATAACGGCTGTTCTTTTCCCCTCTTTGATTTCTTCTATCATGCGTAACTTTTCCTCACCCTCTCTTTTTTCATCTTCACCTGCGCTTTTCGTTGCCATGAGTATTGCATCAGAAATTCTATTCAAAACTCCCTCTATGTTGGACACGAAACCCTGACTGGCCGGGCCGGGATAAACGGTGACTCCTAAGGTTGGGATCGTGATCACACCAGTGCTCGAGCGCACGACTCTAACGGACATATCATCGCTCGATGTTATCTCGAATTCGTAGCGAGCCGGTTCTTTCTCCTCCGTGTGCATTATATCCGCATGCTTGAAGCCGCATGCAGAACAATAAACAAGACTTTCAATCGTTTCTCCGAAGTATGGAATGTCATGAATTTTTCCGAGAAAGGTGCAGGTGCCACTACTACCACAAAATGGACATCTTTCTATCGGAGCCCTGAATTCTCTCATTGGGTGCCAGCCTGAACTTCCTTTCTGGAAAGAATTTTCACAAATCTTGGAGTCATTATTATCTTTGTGTCTGTTATCTTTCCTATATCTCCGCCGATCTTCCTGGCTGATTCTTTTAATTCCTCTATAGCCTGCTTGAGTTCCTCAGGATTTCTCTGCATAACGTCACTGATGTCGATTATCAATATGTTTCCTTCTGAAACCTCTTCGGAGATTTTGACGACGTCTGCTATACCACTTAAATCCATGCTCTTGACATACACCGCCTCAAGCTCCGGACCCGAAGATAAAGAAGATGTCTCAACTTCAGCTATGGGTACCTCACTCATTAATGAGGGGGTTTCTTCCTTTTTCTTCTTTCTGAGCAGTTTATCCAACAGTGCCAATGTTCCACCTTCTTATCCTTATCTGTGTCTTTTAAGTATTTAATGGATGTAGCTTTTAATCGTTTCCCAAAACTCGTCTCCAACGTGGTGAAGATTCTCCACGATTTTTCCGCTCCTTCCGACGGCCTCTGAGGAGGGAACAAGGGCCTTTCCGACTGCAAGGGCCTTTTGATGTTTTTCCTCGACAACTATCACTAGATCTCCAGGAGAGAAATCCGTGACCGATTTCACACCTTTTCCCATCACGTCGGCTCCTCTGCAGATTGGGGCAACGGCGCCCATATCCACAACAACGCGGGCTTTTATCAAATTTTCAGCGATTGGCAAAGGAGGTATGAATTCATTTCCGATCAAAATGAGAAGCGGCTCTCCGGATGAGAATATGAGCTTACCCTTCGAAAATTCCCATACTTCAACATCGTGCTTGGATATCCTGCAGGCGATGTCGGGAAGAGTGGCACTAACTAGTTGTGAAAGCTCGCGAATTTTGTCCTTTCTCAGATGGTATCTTTTGATCTCCATCTTTTCGTGAAATCTGGATGACGATGCTTAAAAATCTCTTTTTCCGAATAAAAATCAGAAAAACGCTTAAATAAATAGCGCACGAGAAGAGATGACAACATGCCTGAAAAACCGTTCGATGCTCTCGGCAGGGCGCTGGGATCAATTGTGCTTGTGGGAGTCAAGGGTGGAAAAGAGTTTAGAGGGAAACTCGCGGGATTCGACGTTCACGTCAACATCGTATTGGACGAAGCTGAGGAACTTCTGAATGGTGAGGTTAAAAGAAGGTACGGGAAGCTCATCATAAGAGGGGATAATGTCGTTTATGTCTCGCCTGGGGTGTGATGCTCAATGGTAAAAGGAACTCCATCAATGGGTAAGAGACACAAAGT
This is a stretch of genomic DNA from Candidatus Hadarchaeales archaeon. It encodes these proteins:
- a CDS encoding ZPR1 zinc finger domain-containing protein, with translation MREFRAPIERCPFCGSSGTCTFLGKIHDIPYFGETIESLVYCSACGFKHADIMHTEEKEPARYEFEITSSDDMSVRVVRSSTGVITIPTLGVTVYPGPASQGFVSNIEGVLNRISDAILMATKSAGEDEKREGEEKLRMIEEIKEGKRTAVIVISDERGLSAIIHPRAKRIPLKSVKPNGFQVHGNSRFHTE
- the sepF gene encoding cell division protein SepF encodes the protein MALLDKLLRKKKKEETPSLMSEVPIAEVETSSLSSGPELEAVYVKSMDLSGIADVVKISEEVSEGNILIIDISDVMQRNPEELKQAIEELKESARKIGGDIGKITDTKIIMTPRFVKILSRKEVQAGTQ
- a CDS encoding PUA domain-containing protein gives rise to the protein MEIKRYHLRKDKIRELSQLVSATLPDIACRISKHDVEVWEFSKGKLIFSSGEPLLILIGNEFIPPLPIAENLIKARVVVDMGAVAPICRGADVMGKGVKSVTDFSPGDLVIVVEEKHQKALAVGKALVPSSEAVGRSGKIVENLHHVGDEFWETIKSYIH
- a CDS encoding LSM domain-containing protein gives rise to the protein MPEKPFDALGRALGSIVLVGVKGGKEFRGKLAGFDVHVNIVLDEAEELLNGEVKRRYGKLIIRGDNVVYVSPGV